The following proteins come from a genomic window of Amphiura filiformis chromosome 16, Afil_fr2py, whole genome shotgun sequence:
- the LOC140135467 gene encoding uncharacterized protein, which produces MHADLKTCKKNFSRVCNKTYENSLYQTETVIMAGDKIGHKRVHAKEKTYQCQYCNKTFSRASNKTVHERVHTKEKPYRCQYCNKTFSRASVKTKHEGVHTKEKPYQCQYCNKSFMRADQKTSHERVHTKEKPYRCQYCNKTFSHASTKTVHERIHSKEKPYRCQYCNKTFSEAGHRTIHERVHTKEKPYRCQYCNKSFSHASAKTVHERVHTKEKTYRCQYCNKNFLHASAKTVHERVHTKEKPYRCQYCNKSFSQAYGKTRHEKIHTLEKPYRCQYCNTNFSHASEKTVHERVHTKEKPYRCQYCYKSFSNASAKTVHERVHTKEKTYRCQYCNKTFSQAGHKTVHERIHTKEKPYRCQYCNKTFSQASAKTAHERVHTKEKPYRCQYCNKTFSRASVKTIHEGVHTKDKPYQCQYCNKSFLRADQKTSHERVHTKEKPYRCQYCHKRFSVASHKTRHERIHT; this is translated from the coding sequence acTTGCAAGAAGAATTTCTCACGGGTATGTAACAAGACTTATGAAAATAGTTTGTACCAAACAGAAACCGTTATCATGGCAGGTGATAAGATTGGACATAAAAGGGTTCATGCCAAAGAGAAAACATACCAATGCCAGTATTGCAACAAGACCTTCTCACGGGCAAGtaacaagactgtacatgaaagggttcataccaaagagaaaccatatcgatGCCAGTATTGCAACAAAACTTTCTCACGCGCGAGTGTCAAGACTAAACATGAAGGGGttcatacaaaagagaaaccatatcaatgccAGTATTGTAACAAGAGTTTCATGCGGGCAGATCAAAAGACAAGTCATGAAAGGGTTCATACCAAGGAGAAACCATACCGATGCCAGTATTGCAACAAGACCTTCTCACATGCAAGTaccaagactgtacatgaaagaattcatagcaaagagaagccaTATCGATGTCAGTATTGCAACAAGACTTTCTCAGAGGCCGGTCACAGGACTATACATGAAAgggttcataccaaagagaaaccatatcgatGTCAGTATTGCAACAAGTCTTTTTCACACGCGAGTgccaagactgtacatgaaagggttcacaccaaagagaaaacaTATCGATGCCAGTATTGTAACAAGAATTTCTTACACGCGAGTGCCAAAACTGTACATGAAAgggttcataccaaagagaaaccatatcgatGCCAGTATTgtaacaagagtttctcacaggcatATGGAAAGACtagacatgaaaagattcatacattAGAGAAACCATATCGATGCCAGTATTGTAACACAAATTTCTCACATGCGAGTGaaaagactgtacatgaaagggttcataccaaagagaaaccatatcgatGCCAGTATTGTTACAAGAGTTTCTCAAACGCGAGTgccaagactgtacatgaaagggttcataccaaagagaaaacATATCGATGCCAGTATTGCAACAAGACCTTTTCACAGGCAGGTCACAAGACCGTACATGaaagaattcataccaaagagaaaccatatcgatGCCAGTATTGCAACAAGACCTTTTCACAGGCAAGTGCCAAGACTGCACATGAAAgggttcataccaaagagaaaccatatcgatGCCAGTATTGCAACAAAACTTTCTCACGCGCAAGTGTCAAGACTATACATGAAGGGGTTCATACCAAAGACAAACCATACCAATGCCAGTATTGTAACAAGAGTTTCTTGCGGGCAGATCAAAAGACAAGTCATGAAAGGGTTCATACCAAGGAGAAACCATACCGATGCCAGTATTGCCACAAGAGGTTTTCAGTGGCAAGtcacaagactagacatgaaagaaTTCATACCTAA